The Chitinophaga niabensis genomic interval TCACCTGCGGCGAAAGGAACTGGCCATGGTATCCCAGCAGGGGCTAAGCGGTTTCTCTTTGGGCGTTGGGGTGGTCGTGAATAAATTACAATTACGCTTTGCACGGTCCTGGTATCAGCGGACCGTTGCATTTAATCATCTTGGTATCAGCCTGCCATTGAATCAGTGGATGGGCCTGGGGAAATTTGGCGACCGCATTGGCTGGAAGCCGGATTGACCATTTAAAAACTACACATATGCAGCCTATTATCTCTATCAGGGATCTCAGAAAAAGTTATGGTGAAAAGCAGGTGCTGAAAGGCATCAACCTGGAAGTTTATCCCGGCCAGATCATTGGTTACATTGGTCCGAATGGCGCTGGTAAATCCACTACGGTAAAAGTGCTGATCGGTTTGCTCAGCGACTTTGAAGGAGAGGTGACAGTCCTGGGCCAGGACCTCCGCAAAGATACATTGGCCATTAAGGGCCTCATTGGTTACGTACCGGAAAATGCAGAAATATATGATGTGCTCACACCCATGGAGTACCTGTCCTTCGTAGGGAAATTGTATAAACTGGATGAAACGGTGATAACGGAACGGGCTACCCGCATGCTGGATGCTTTTGGCCTGCTTGGGAACAGAGATCAGCGGATGGACACTTTTTCGAAGGGGATGAAACAGAAAGTACTGATCACTTCCGGCCTGCTGCATAACCCGCAGATCGTGGTGCTGGATGAACCGCTTTCCGGACTGGATGCCAATGCTGTGATCATTGTGAAAGAGATTCTCTCCCTGCTGAAAAAAGAAGGCAAAACCATTTTCTATTGCTCGCATATGATGGATGTGGTAGAAAAAGTATCGGACAGGATCGTACTGATCAATGAGGGAAGTATTGTGGCAGACGGTACGTTTGAACAGTTGAAACAATCTGAAGGGGATACCCTGGAAAAAGTATTTGCAAACCTTACCGGTAAGGAAGGTTTTTCCGGCGCGGCAGATGCATTTATTCATGCATTAGGGAACCAAAACAGTTAACCATGAACAAATTCTTCTTATACCTGGTTTCCCTGCTGAATCCCGTCTGGAAACGTTTGGGCGTAGATGTGGAACAACTGAGGGCTATCCTGGAAGTAAAGCTCAAAATGGATGACCGCCGGCCTTCTGCTTATATGCAGGCCCGCCAGCAAAAGAAAAAGGAGATAAAGAACGGCTCCTGGGGTGTGATCCTTATGTCCTTTGTGATGGGCATATTTTACCTCTATGCATTCTTTATTGCAAAGGACCATTTCCTGCAGATGCTGATATGGTTCTCGCTGTTTATGATGATGATGTCTACCACCCTGATCGCAGACTTTACCAGTGTGCTTATAGATGTGAAAGATAATTTCGTGATCCTGCCCAAGCCGGTGAATGATAAAACAGTAGTGGTATCCCGCATGATGCACATTGTGATCCATATCTCCAAGATAGTGGTTCCCATGATGCTGCCGGTACTTGTATACCTCTTTGTTGAAACAGGGGCCGTATCTGCACTTTGGTTTGTGTTGCTGGCTTTGTTATTATGCATCTTCAGTATTTTCCTCATCAATGCCGTATACCTGGTTGCCTTACAATTAACTACTCCGGAAAAGTTTAAAGAGATCCTGAACTGGATCCAGATGGGGCTGAGTGTATTGCTGTTTGGTATTGTTTACCTGGCTCCGCGTGTGATGAAGAATGTGAACCTGGCAGAGGTAAGGCTTTCTGATCATACCTGGCTGAACCTGATACCCCTTACCTGGTTTGCCGGTGCCTGGCAGGCTGTAACAGATGGCATCTACACACCACAGTTCTTAATTTTCATCGCCTTATCCTTCATTGTTCCTTTTGCCAGCCTGTGGCTGGTGATCAAAGTATTTGCACCCAGCTTTAACAGGAAACTGGCTATGCTGGGAGGTAGCGGAACAGATAGTGGTAAGCCGGAAAAAGCACGGGCTGTTTCTTCTGGCATACCATGGTACAAACGCCTGGCCCGCCTGCTCACCAGTGGCAGCCAGGAGCGGTTGTCTTTTGAACTGGTATGGCTGATCACCGGCCGCAGCCGGGAGTTTAAGCTAAAGGTGTATCCCTCCCTGGCTTATGTAGTGATCTACTTCATCTACTTCTTTTTTACCG includes:
- a CDS encoding ABC transporter ATP-binding protein is translated as MQPIISIRDLRKSYGEKQVLKGINLEVYPGQIIGYIGPNGAGKSTTVKVLIGLLSDFEGEVTVLGQDLRKDTLAIKGLIGYVPENAEIYDVLTPMEYLSFVGKLYKLDETVITERATRMLDAFGLLGNRDQRMDTFSKGMKQKVLITSGLLHNPQIVVLDEPLSGLDANAVIIVKEILSLLKKEGKTIFYCSHMMDVVEKVSDRIVLINEGSIVADGTFEQLKQSEGDTLEKVFANLTGKEGFSGAADAFIHALGNQNS